One genomic segment of Xylanivirga thermophila includes these proteins:
- the spoIIM gene encoding stage II sporulation protein M → MRQLMRTISLHIQQNFILYLIILFVFLTGIMAGAFTISTISIDQKSGLGNYLEHFASNISQSSINRTAIFWESIWRNFYICFLFWLSSLSFLLIPLTLVLVGIRGFFIGFTVGFLVGYYNLKGFIFSLLCLIPQMIIYIPCFIIMGVLAFESQISHLKRRKLMRKKMQPIKDSESYTKKLIIIFSLFFIVTLFETFITPLFFSMFSNFLN, encoded by the coding sequence ATGAGGCAATTAATGCGAACTATAAGCCTCCATATACAACAAAATTTTATTCTATACCTTATAATACTATTTGTATTCCTAACTGGGATAATGGCGGGAGCTTTCACTATTTCAACTATCTCAATAGATCAGAAAAGTGGTCTAGGGAATTATTTGGAACACTTTGCATCCAATATATCGCAAAGTTCAATCAATAGAACTGCTATATTCTGGGAATCTATTTGGCGAAATTTTTATATTTGCTTCCTATTCTGGTTATCTAGCCTGTCTTTTTTGCTAATACCTCTTACTTTGGTATTGGTAGGTATAAGGGGTTTTTTTATAGGATTTACGGTAGGGTTTTTAGTGGGATATTATAATTTAAAAGGTTTTATATTTTCCCTACTATGCTTAATACCACAAATGATAATATATATACCCTGCTTTATTATCATGGGTGTATTAGCTTTTGAATCACAGATATCCCATTTAAAGCGCAGAAAACTTATGCGTAAAAAGATGCAACCTATAAAGGATTCAGAATCTTACACAAAAAAACTTATAATAATCTTTAGCCTCTTTTTTATAGTGACATTATTTGAAACTTTTATAACTCCACTATTTTTTTCTATGTTTTCTAATTTTCTCAACTAA
- the xerA gene encoding site-specific tyrosine recombinase/integron integrase — MEYIIDDFFTYLDEKQGASSNTLESYKTDLRQFIDFLHTNKISNIVDISKEIVHEYIHHLEQKKISNSTISRKISSLKSFYKFLEENAYIDADPTKDVKAPKIKRKLPNILTSEEVEQLLVQTQGNEYKVLRDRAMIYLMYGTGIRVSDLIQLDIDDIDLDNGIVLLKKRNNRSISIPEEILTYIKKYVAYSRPFMIDVNNEQALFVNFRGNRITRQGFWKIIKQYTEQSNIRKRITPHTLRHSFAAHLINNGIEIKELQNKLGHSDISTTQFYATLSNKK; from the coding sequence ATGGAATATATTATTGATGATTTTTTTACATATTTAGATGAAAAACAAGGTGCTTCATCCAATACCCTTGAAAGCTATAAAACAGATCTAAGGCAATTTATCGATTTTTTGCATACGAATAAGATTAGCAATATAGTTGATATATCAAAGGAAATTGTGCATGAATATATTCATCATTTAGAGCAAAAAAAAATAAGCAATTCAACTATATCTAGGAAAATATCTTCTTTGAAAAGTTTTTATAAATTTCTAGAGGAAAATGCATATATTGATGCAGATCCTACCAAAGATGTGAAAGCTCCAAAAATTAAAAGAAAACTACCTAATATACTAACTTCTGAAGAAGTGGAACAGCTATTAGTGCAAACTCAAGGAAATGAATATAAGGTGCTACGAGATAGGGCAATGATTTACCTTATGTATGGAACTGGAATACGGGTGTCTGATCTTATTCAGTTGGATATTGATGATATTGATTTAGATAATGGAATTGTTTTGTTGAAAAAACGAAACAATAGATCTATATCTATACCTGAAGAGATATTAACATATATAAAAAAATATGTTGCATACTCCCGCCCATTTATGATTGATGTTAATAACGAACAAGCTTTATTTGTCAATTTTAGAGGTAATAGAATAACCCGTCAAGGTTTTTGGAAAATAATAAAACAATATACGGAGCAGTCTAATATAAGGAAACGTATAACACCTCATACCCTTAGGCACTCTTTTGCTGCCCATCTTATAAATAATGGTATAGAAATAAAAGAATTACAGAATAAGTTGGGACATTCAGATATATCAACTACCCAGTTTTATGCTACATTATCAAATAAAAAATAA
- a CDS encoding DUF2953 domain-containing protein has product MLIFLIVLIVALVLIISFITLRINIKISLKYKGKSYIRITLLKGLISLKFDLFLITGKGSLYSFNKSKKGTYDVKISLSYITEKIKNIRNQYPKHEKNMSYIFSKIKVQSISILAYIGLGDAAATALIIGILYAFLSNVIFYLTTRVSIGKHNIDILPVYTTDMCFKTNINCIIDIKIGHIITVGNMMMMQRIRQKVKGGDTRGRTSYRGNNENYHGKH; this is encoded by the coding sequence GTGTTAATATTTTTAATTGTGTTAATAGTAGCATTGGTGCTTATTATTTCATTTATAACTTTAAGGATAAATATAAAAATTTCCTTGAAGTATAAAGGAAAATCTTATATTAGGATAACCCTTTTAAAAGGGTTAATTAGTTTAAAGTTTGATCTATTCTTAATAACAGGTAAGGGATCATTGTACTCTTTTAATAAGAGCAAAAAAGGAACCTATGATGTAAAAATATCCCTTTCATATATTACGGAAAAAATAAAAAATATTCGCAATCAATATCCAAAACATGAAAAGAATATGTCTTATATCTTTTCAAAAATAAAGGTACAATCAATTTCAATACTAGCTTATATAGGATTAGGAGATGCTGCAGCTACTGCGTTGATTATAGGAATCCTGTATGCATTTCTATCTAATGTTATTTTTTATCTAACTACCAGAGTATCTATAGGTAAACATAATATTGATATTTTGCCAGTATACACCACCGATATGTGTTTCAAGACTAACATAAACTGCATAATAGATATTAAAATAGGTCATATTATTACTGTAGGCAATATGATGATGATGCAAAGAATTAGACAAAAAGTTAAAGGTGGTGATACACGTGGCAGAACATCCTATAGAGGAAATAATGAAAACTACCATGGAAAACATTAA
- the ytfJ gene encoding GerW family sporulation protein yields MAEHPIEEIMKTTMENIKEMIDVNTIVGDAVETADGTVIIPISKVSFGFVAGGGEYKNNMQDKNANITQQEANKLPFAGGSGAGISLNPIAFLVVGQEKIKLLPVNFTTPIDRVVELIPQLVEEIRGKKKQGNESQNINNTQQPANQ; encoded by the coding sequence GTGGCAGAACATCCTATAGAGGAAATAATGAAAACTACCATGGAAAACATTAAAGAGATGATAGATGTTAATACTATTGTAGGAGATGCAGTAGAGACTGCTGACGGGACGGTTATTATACCTATATCGAAAGTATCATTTGGTTTTGTAGCTGGTGGAGGGGAATATAAAAATAATATGCAGGATAAAAATGCAAATATAACGCAACAGGAAGCTAATAAACTTCCATTTGCTGGCGGGAGCGGTGCGGGAATTTCTTTAAATCCCATAGCTTTTTTAGTAGTAGGGCAGGAAAAAATAAAACTCTTACCAGTTAATTTCACCACACCTATAGACAGGGTTGTTGAGTTGATACCCCAGTTAGTGGAAGAAATACGAGGCAAGAAAAAACAAGGTAATGAATCACAAAATATAAATAACACTCAACAGCCTGCAAATCAATAA
- the scpB gene encoding SMC-Scp complex subunit ScpB has translation MDEREIMGLVESLLFVSGNPISLSQIAKVLDMDRRTARKLMERTIDCFNFERRGLQIIKINDSYQLATRIEYAPYIKKLLGPNTQQRLSQAMLETLAIIAYKQPITRMDIESIRGVKCEHMLSTLMEKGLIKEVGRLDAPGKPILYGTTDLFLRIFGLSKLEDLPPLE, from the coding sequence ATGGATGAACGGGAAATAATGGGATTAGTAGAATCTCTTTTGTTTGTATCGGGGAACCCTATTTCATTAAGTCAGATTGCAAAAGTATTGGATATGGATAGGAGAACTGCCAGAAAACTCATGGAACGAACAATCGATTGTTTTAACTTCGAAAGAAGAGGTCTACAGATTATAAAGATAAACGATAGTTACCAATTAGCTACCAGGATAGAATATGCCCCATATATAAAAAAATTATTAGGCCCTAATACGCAGCAAAGGCTTTCGCAGGCTATGCTAGAAACATTGGCTATTATAGCATATAAGCAGCCTATAACCCGTATGGATATAGAGTCTATAAGGGGAGTAAAATGTGAGCACATGCTTTCAACATTAATGGAAAAAGGCTTAATAAAAGAGGTAGGGAGACTAGATGCTCCTGGCAAACCAATACTTTATGGAACTACTGATTTATTCCTTCGAATTTTTGGATTATCTAAGCTGGAAGATTTACCGCCGTTGGAATAA
- a CDS encoding purine-nucleoside phosphorylase, whose protein sequence is MYKQAAKYIQSIIDTKPFIGIILGSGLGNFAEHIENPTIINYSEIPGFPQTTVAGHKGQFVVGKMYNKNIIAMQGRFHYYEGNDPYQIVLPVRVMKELGIEILIVTNASGGINKDFKPGDFMIIKDHINFSGINPLIGPNFDMLGPRFPDMTHVYDDRLTDLMMDTAYRLNINAYKGIYVMMSGPSYETPAEINMLRILGADAVGMSTVPEVIAAKHAGLKIVGVSCITNMAAGVLDQPLTHNEVIKTADKSEKSFISLISSFICNI, encoded by the coding sequence ATGTACAAACAAGCAGCAAAATATATACAGAGCATTATAGACACTAAACCTTTTATAGGAATAATCCTCGGCTCAGGATTAGGAAACTTTGCAGAGCATATTGAAAATCCCACTATAATTAATTATTCTGAAATACCTGGATTTCCCCAAACTACAGTAGCCGGGCATAAGGGACAATTTGTAGTAGGAAAAATGTATAATAAGAATATAATAGCTATGCAAGGTCGTTTCCATTACTACGAAGGAAATGACCCTTATCAAATAGTACTTCCTGTGAGAGTCATGAAAGAATTGGGTATAGAAATATTAATAGTAACTAATGCTTCTGGTGGTATCAATAAGGATTTCAAACCAGGAGATTTTATGATAATAAAAGATCATATTAATTTTTCTGGTATAAATCCATTAATAGGACCTAATTTTGACATGTTGGGTCCTAGGTTCCCAGATATGACACATGTCTATGATGATAGACTTACAGATCTTATGATGGATACTGCATATAGATTAAATATAAATGCATATAAAGGAATATATGTAATGATGTCAGGGCCAAGCTATGAAACTCCAGCTGAAATCAATATGCTAAGGATTTTGGGAGCGGATGCTGTAGGTATGTCTACAGTACCAGAAGTTATAGCAGCGAAGCATGCAGGACTTAAGATAGTTGGAGTATCCTGTATAACAAATATGGCTGCTGGAGTTCTAGATCAACCCTTAACCCATAATGAGGTAATAAAAACAGCTGATAAATCCGAAAAATCTTTTATAAGTCTTATTTCATCTTTTATATGTAATATATAA
- a CDS encoding pseudouridine synthase — translation MRLQKYMAYCGVASRRKCEEIISEGRVSINGHKVMDMGIKINPDCDVVSVDGRVLELNKRPSIYIMINKPRGYITSSNDQFGRSTVLDLIPDMKARLYPVGRLDYDSEGLLLLTNDGSLTYKLTHPKYHVEKEYYVEVIGFPNEEHIEKLRNGLDIGGYKTRSAKVYAGNKTKNGMSYRIVIKEGKNRQVRRMFEAIGYHVILLRRERMGLLSLGDLKPGNWRYLSNREISLLKQSVKEGY, via the coding sequence ATGAGACTGCAAAAATATATGGCTTATTGCGGTGTAGCATCCAGAAGAAAATGTGAAGAAATAATATCAGAAGGCAGAGTATCAATAAATGGTCATAAGGTAATGGATATGGGAATAAAAATTAACCCTGATTGTGACGTAGTATCAGTCGATGGGCGAGTCTTAGAATTAAACAAAAGACCAAGTATATATATAATGATAAACAAACCTCGTGGGTACATAACATCATCTAATGATCAATTCGGCCGTTCCACCGTATTGGATCTAATCCCAGATATGAAAGCTAGATTATACCCTGTTGGTAGATTAGATTATGACAGTGAAGGACTATTATTACTTACAAATGACGGATCTCTAACCTATAAATTGACCCACCCTAAATATCATGTTGAAAAGGAATATTATGTTGAAGTAATTGGTTTTCCAAATGAAGAACATATAGAAAAATTAAGAAATGGCCTAGATATAGGAGGATATAAGACTCGATCTGCTAAAGTATATGCTGGGAACAAAACAAAAAATGGCATGAGCTACAGAATAGTTATTAAAGAAGGAAAGAACAGACAAGTAAGGCGGATGTTCGAAGCTATAGGTTATCATGTGATTTTGCTTAGACGAGAGAGAATGGGTTTATTAAGTTTAGGCGATTTAAAACCTGGAAATTGGAGATATTTATCCAATAGAGAAATATCTCTATTAAAGCAATCTGTAAAGGAGGGATACTAA
- a CDS encoding segregation and condensation protein A, protein MGYCVKIDRFEGPLELLLHLISKSKINIEDISINEITCQYIEYLQQMQQFDIEIASEFLVMAATLIHIKSRKLLPKLKEDENEGDDINTREQLIQRLLDYKKFKEISNELREREQLYSHIYSKLPEEIAISKEELDDRLFGEVGKEDLFNAICIVLSKKNLSKSKSPSIYEIAKDPISIKQRIEEIEGILCIKENATFFSLFENDYNKSEVITTFLAILEMIKDSSICLYQSRPFDDIIIKKRKI, encoded by the coding sequence TTGGGATATTGTGTTAAAATAGATCGGTTTGAAGGACCTCTAGAGCTTTTATTACATCTTATTTCAAAATCAAAAATAAATATAGAAGATATATCCATAAACGAGATAACCTGCCAATACATAGAGTATTTGCAACAAATGCAACAATTTGATATTGAAATTGCAAGTGAATTTTTAGTAATGGCAGCTACACTTATACATATAAAATCTAGAAAATTACTTCCAAAGTTAAAGGAAGATGAAAATGAAGGAGATGATATAAATACAAGGGAACAACTTATACAAAGGCTTTTAGATTATAAAAAATTTAAGGAAATAAGTAATGAGCTCAGAGAGCGGGAACAGTTATACAGCCATATTTATTCCAAACTTCCAGAGGAAATAGCTATATCTAAAGAAGAGCTAGATGATAGATTATTTGGGGAGGTTGGCAAAGAAGATCTTTTTAACGCAATCTGTATCGTTCTCTCTAAAAAAAACTTATCAAAGTCAAAATCACCTAGCATATACGAAATAGCCAAAGACCCTATTTCCATAAAACAGAGAATAGAAGAGATTGAAGGAATATTATGCATAAAAGAAAATGCTACTTTTTTTTCCTTGTTTGAAAATGATTATAATAAATCTGAGGTCATTACTACTTTTTTAGCAATATTGGAAATGATCAAGGATAGTAGTATATGCCTTTATCAATCAAGACCATTCGATGATATTATAATAAAAAAGAGGAAGATATAA
- a CDS encoding site-2 protease family protein produces the protein MNTNIMDILFSLPAVFLAMSFHEFGHAYVAYRLGDDTPKLQGRLTLAPLAHVDWLGLIMFLIFGFGWAKPVKIDPNNFKNRIKGDILVSFAGPMFNFILAVISFFMGGVLIKFLFPTSYIASNIIERIIRLNIVFGVLNLIPIPTFDGYNIIKAIFFRSNAKAFWKYERYGNIILLICILTGILNYIVGIPAQFLYNSLIHMSWIFF, from the coding sequence ATGAATACCAATATAATGGACATATTATTCAGTTTGCCAGCAGTGTTTTTGGCTATGTCATTCCATGAATTTGGTCATGCCTATGTTGCATACAGATTAGGTGATGACACTCCGAAATTGCAAGGCCGTTTAACACTGGCACCACTGGCCCATGTAGATTGGTTAGGCCTTATAATGTTTTTAATATTTGGATTTGGATGGGCTAAGCCCGTTAAGATTGATCCTAACAATTTTAAGAATAGAATAAAAGGAGATATACTGGTATCATTTGCAGGTCCAATGTTTAACTTTATACTAGCCGTTATATCATTTTTTATGGGTGGAGTTTTGATAAAGTTTTTATTTCCTACTTCATATATTGCCAGCAATATAATAGAACGTATAATACGTCTTAATATTGTTTTTGGGGTACTTAATTTGATTCCTATACCTACATTTGATGGATATAATATTATAAAGGCCATATTTTTTAGATCCAATGCAAAAGCATTTTGGAAATATGAAAGATACGGTAATATTATATTGTTAATATGTATATTAACAGGCATACTGAATTATATAGTAGGGATACCTGCTCAATTTTTATATAATAGTTTAATACATATGAGTTGGATATTTTTTTGA